CTCTTTCGGGGTtaagtttttgaattttgacGTCGAAATCATCAAACCttgctttctttcttccattatGAATCTTATGATAGAGTCAGACACAATTCAGTTCGTTCGGAGTGGCCGTAAGGTGTTGTTACTATCActcaaaaaccattttatcTTGGAAGACTGACGccttataatttttaaagtacCAGTGGAAAAGGCAAATCTGTTTTAAGGAGATCGTGGCTTCACAATACTAAGTTTTAGTAttgtctttttttccttctttgtttatttatttatttatttttattttccttctttctttatttgtcTTGTTCGATAGATTAACCAAATATGATTTACATCAAAGACTATCCGTTTTGAGACACCAACACAAGTGAACTTATAATAACCATGTTGTTTAGAACATAGACAAAACACGACTAATAAACTGTGTTTTGAATAATAAACTCATGATCATGTTCTTAAGAATACGACTTATCAATCGTGTTCATAAGTACACAGATTGTGGTGTACTTTTGCAAATACAATGATATAGTTCcaaagaatagtttttttttatcaggaATAGTTATAACTTTAGTCAATTAGTAGATCACACATAGACACATAATGAAAGatataaactaaataataaatgaaaattcaatGTGACAACAAGGTTGAGGTTGATTTAAGAGCCatgtatgatttttaaataacttaatatggTAATATAAGTTTAGAATAGCCTTTTCATACGACTTGAGCCAGAAAAAAGGTGGCGTGACCAAATGGAATTGTACAGGGTCGATGCAATCATGGTCTAAAGTCAATGACTTCTCACCATCCTGGCACCTTAAGTTCTTAACCAACCACCCAACATCTCACATCAACTTGGCATCAAATAAGCATCCCATAAGGTCAAGAACCCTTATCTTAGATTACgcttaaaacaataatttcatggGAATTTCAAGTACAAGTTACAAACTTGACCCTTTTTGTACTGTTTTGACCATTAAGAGTGTATACCTCGAAATTTCGATGATGGGATAAAGTtgtaaatattcaaatatacgAGAttaaggaataaataaataggactaatacaaaaaaaaaaagtgaaatctaaacataaaaaaatagactaatatataaaataacaatagGGTATAAATTGGGCTTTTTCTATATATaaggcatttaaaaaaaaatgtatttttggatttaatgTAAAATTCctcattttaaaatatgagttgtttaattaatataaaaataaaattatgatatctTATATCAAATAGAGACGTgtgttatataagtatgaactcctCTTAGTATTGTAAATGCGTTTTAAAATCACAATGGATTTTTTGGACTTAAAGCgaataatatctacattattagGTATGGATCATTACAAATGATGCTAGACCATTCTTGACTTGTGTGAGGGCTTTATTTGACCTTGTAAATGATGATTATATTTACATAGGGAGTGGTTGTGATATCACACATATTGCTCTTAATCTTATAAACGACTTTTCAAGTTGTGACTCATTTGAAACCAAAAGAGACTTGGGTGCGGGTTGATATAGAAATAGGCgataaaatatatcatatattttatatttgttatttaaacaATCAATTTTAAATGGCCAACCCAAAAATAACAAACTAGAAACAAAGACAAAATAACAAACTACATGTCCAAGCTTTGAATTTTCCAttcatctttcaatttttctttttctttttttatattcatttcaaTCATATTCTTCCTATTATGatcatatattaaatattaggcctattagttatattatttataatttgctTATATTCTTTATATTATAATGTAATTTGGTTACATTCTTCACATCCTAATCTTTAGCACTCTTATTAATTATATCCTAGTCCTCCATATTTCCATTAATTATATTACTTGTAACttgtttatctatttttttctatctaatttcttcacatttttagtatctcaattatttttagacCCAATTCATTGCATGTGCCACcgtcataataaaaataaataaataaaaattaatgacaGTTGAATTATGCAAAGCAaatgtgaaaagaaaaagaaaaaagaagggtgcctaaatgataGAAGAATAATCAGTCTGGTGAGGATGTGGTACAAGTCAAGGCTCAAGAAAGACACTGAAGAAGGCTTCCATTGCATGATTTTTCTATCTTGTGCTTTGCTTGCTAGCCGGCTTTATAGCTTCAGATCCTCCGCATTTGCTTTGTGTACTGCTGATTACTATGCAATACTGTTAATAATAGGCTGAACAGTCTGCAGACTTTATTAGAGAAAGTAAAGTGAAAGACAAGGCATAAATACAAGTATAATCTCCACCAGCAAGCATCTGGGTCTGAATCGAGGTCAGTTTTTTGCCCCCAGGTTCCGCATAAGCGTTAGAATTCTTTTCCTGATTTGGGTCTAAGAGTACCAGTTCCAGAGTCTGTATGTTGTTTGATTATGGTCTTCATCTGGGTTCCTGCGAAAACCcaggaaaatgaaaggaaatcaTGCTTTTGAAACTTTTCTTGCCTTTTATGGGATCCCAAACGGctgattaatataaaaaattgatgcaAAATTGTGCTTTGTTGATGAAGATTCATACCCCATTATGTTGAATTGTGATATTTTGGTTGCTTGGGTTGTTTTATGTTTGTCTATCTATTTGATTGTTTGGCTGGGTATTTGTTTTGGAGTGGGATTGATCTGGAAGTTTGGTTGGCTGAAGTGGGTTGGTTAGATGCTACTGTGAAATACTGAATCCTACTGGGATTAAGCACTTGATGGAATTTATTTGAGGATGCATGTTCTTTTGCTATTTATATGGCAAGAAAGACCATAGATGCAAAGACAGTATGAAGTTTTTACCTCTGATTGTAGTGAATTGCTGTGAGCTTGTAGGAATATGTATTGATTTGGAATACTGCAAATGAATTGAATAATCTTTCTTGTGTAGCATGCGAAGAGAAACATACTAGGCAATGAAAAGGGGCTTGTCCCCAAAATGACCCCAGAATCGTTATTGGCTTGATGTATGAAATATGTTCTTTTACTTATATGTGAAATATACACAGAATATCGTTTGTATCTATTTCTAAAATGAGGGTGCAACCAAAATGAAGTAGTTTGATTTTCGGTTTCCAAATCGGTCCACCTGAGATTGATGGACTTTTTCccaattttaaagaaattagtGTGTCAATGCATTGACCGTTATGGAACTTCAAATGGGTTTGcctttttgttttattgataCTTAATTACTTTGCTAATTTGTTGGAGTACCTGGAAGTTTGAAGCCTCAAGCTCTTTTAGTTGATTATAGTACTTGGAATCTGTGCAaccattgattttgttttgtaaggAAACCTCTTTTTCCAAATGCAAAGgtaaaggtaattttttttaatttatttatccgGAGTGCTATTTTTAAGGAGAAAAAATATGAGTTGCTTCAGCTGTTGCGAAGAAGATGACATCCACAAGGCTTCTGATACTGGACCATATGTGGCAAATAATTCAGCAGGTAATTCTGTTCCCCACTTTGTAGTTCATAGAAAATTCGCAACATTTTCTCTTTCATCAAGTGTTTATTGACCAATTTGGAGAGAGTACGAGCAACTTGTTCTTTAGAGTTTGATTTCCAAGGCATGTTCTCCAAGGTGTTTGGCTTGAAACTAGCTCTAGAAAAACTTCAATGCCATATGAATTTTTCATAGTCACAACCCTCATTACAAACTGAGAGTTTTGTCCTTGATATTTATCTTGTTTAGGTGTACCAACTATTGGTGGTTTGATCTTGTGGGAtgcttggttttcttgttttcttttgtattagGTATCCTGGAGTCGCATgtctaattatatatatatattttttgtgtaTCATTTGCCAGTACTGTTTCATTATGATTTTCTTGCTGTTTTATTTTTTACGGCTTCTGATGTCATTAATATGAAACCAAGCAGTTGGCCATAATGGAAATTATCACATGACTGAAGCTTCACGATCAAACGACACACAAACTGTGGATGTCCTGCCTATTGCTGTCTCAGCCATCTCTGTGGATGAATTGAAAGAAATTACAGATAACTTTGGTCAACAGGCTTTAATTGGGGAAGGCTCATATGGAAGAGTATACCATGGTCTTCTGAAAACTGGGCAGGCTGCAGCCATAAAGAAGTTGGATTCCAGCAAGCAACCAGACCAAGAATTTTTAGCGCAGGTTGGGTCAATCACAATGTTTGGTTTCTAATGCACGCCATGTATAACTTCATGATTCCGATATATTTATCAGTCTTTGCATAACTTTACAGGTTTCCATGGTATCAAGACTAAAGAATGAGAATGTTGTTGAGCTAGTTGGCTATTCTGTTGATGGCGGTCTCCGTGTTGTAGCTTATGAGTATGCTTCTAATGGATCCCTTCATGATATTCTTCATGGTAAGTATTATCATGTTCTTCCTATTAAGTTGAATCTTGTTCATTGCCTTCAATACTGATCAAGAATGATTTAACTTCGAAAAACTGTCAACTTTAAAATGAATGTGAAAAATTATGTCTCTACCTAATGTCTGAAAAAATATGCCAATATTTCTAGCTGAGTGATGAAGGTTTATATATCAGTAAATTTTTCACCTTCAGCGAGTTTCTTGTTTGTCTAGAAGTCTGCATGGACAAACCATTCAGCTTAATACTGTGAAACTAATTTGAGTGATTGCTTATTTTGCATGTTATGGTTTCagttatttcttcatttttactTATATTCTTGACATTATTATCTATAACATTTTGAGTGTTGCCTCCATGACGCATGAAATGCCCAGAATCTAGAAGCATTAGAAGTCTTTTATCTTTTAGTTAGCCAATTCACATGAATAATGAGTGTAGCAATAAATGGagctcatttcatttttttagttccATTGAACAATAGTTAACATACAATTAAGTTCAACCCCATGCCCAATGTAAATGAACTTTTGGCAATGAGATGGGTTTAAAGCAGTCAAATTTGGACCAGGTAAAGAAACTACCTAGCTGAACCTGCCCACTCTGTAATTGACAAGGGAGATACATCCCATACCTTACCCATttcttatgtatatatatatatatgcatgtttgTATGTATTTGCAAAAATACTCCTCTTAGCTTTGTGTGGTTGAgaagattttttaaagaatggaagacttttccctgtttttttttaaaaaaaaatttcattgatTTGTGGGGTTTAGCTTAAGCCTGGTGGATtctgtttttcattcatttctttttatcttttgctTATTGGCTGCTCCATGTATAGTTTGTGAACTTAATAACATCCCTTCTTTGTTGGGTGCCTGTtaatatattcttatttgccttaatttttttaacaatagtattctactaaaaaaatattgagtGATCTGAATTGTGACTGCTGGGCTCTACTGTTGAGCATAAATATGATGTGCCCATATTCTCTTCtaattctattgtttctttatTATACTTATTGATGGTGCTCAATACTAGCTATTGTTCACCAAAATAATCAGTACCTAGGTATTTTCCATCCTTTTAGTGATAGAAATAATGTCCTTTCATTTGTGGGTGTAGGAAGGAAAGGTGTCAAAGGAGCACAGCCAGGTCCAGTACTCTCATGGTCTCAAAGAGTTAAGATTGCGGTTGGAGCGGCTAAAGGACTAGAATATTTACATGAGAAGGCACGACCTCATATTATTCATCGTGACATCAAGTCCAGCAATGTGCTACTATTTGATGATGATGTTGCTAAGATTGCTGATTTTGATCTGTCAAATCAAGCCCCTGATTCAGCAGCACGTCTTCACTCTACTCGTGTCCTTGGAACCTTTGGTTATCACGCTCCAGAGTAAGCTCTTGGATTtgctttttgtctttgtttagTTGTGCATGATGAAAACAGAGAAACTCAAGTTCTAATAAAGATCAATCATCTGGAATGTTTGCTAACCACATCACAATTATGGTATAAAGCAAGCATGACAGAGGCATCATTTGGTAGTGTGCCCACATATGAGAtctcatatttaaaaatgtagTCAATAACTCAAACTTACGCTCTCAGCTCATTAATATTCATATCACTGCAAGAAAAGGaatgaatttatttatctatgccaaacaaacataaaacaaacaatggaggaaaaaaaatgtgctGGATGAGTCCAGGGAAAAAAATCAGGGTGGGATACATCACTACCCACCAAGTCTGATCTTTTGGCGCAGCTCCCAAACCATTTGAATAACTATTCAATTACTCAACAGTCCTAATGGTCTACCCATCTGTTAACTTGGGATTCCTTTGTGAACTAGATCCTGCTCTATGCTTAATATACATACACTGGCCTAACTTTGCTGatttttctgataaaaaaagCATTGCTGATTTTGATCACCAGATATGCAATGACCGGACAGCTGAGTTCAAAGAGTGATGTTTACAGCTTTGGTGTTGTCCTGCTGGAACTCTTGACTGGGCGTAAACCTGTTGATCACACACTGCCACGTGGTCAGCAGAGTCTTGTAACATGGGTACTAATTTCATCCTGGTTCTCTTCTCTGCTAATAAAGGGTGCCTGGGTGCTCTATTTAAAACTTTTCCAGGTTATAGATTTGATCATTTCCATCTAAGCTGATCTTGTATACCTTGGAATGTTAATAGGCCACTCCAAAACTCAGTGAAGATAAGGTGAAGCAGTGTGTTGACACCAGACTAGGAGGAGAATACCCTCCCAAGGCTGTAGCAAAGGTAATTAAGATGCCATTTTGGGCTTTTGGAAGTCATAGCATACTAATCTCTCTTGGCTGATCCTCATGGAACTGATCATTAGTCGGTTGCTAGTTTTTCCTCTTGTaatttttgatataaaacagTGTGTTTTCTCACTCTCCCTACTGGTTTGAGTTAGATTTTCAATCACAACCTCTGATTCTTTTATAATGTTGTATGCTGGGAACAGATGGCTGCTGTTGCTGCCTTGTGTGTACAATATGAAGCTGATTTCCGGCCGAACATGAGCATTGTAGTCAAAGCTCTGCAGCCTCTGTTGAATGCTCGGCCTGGACATACACCAACCTTGTGAATTCCCTCTTCCCTCCCAGTCATCTCTTGCAGGAATATTTTATTGAGATCTGTTTTTTGACAGGGTGCTGCTATATACATAATCCACCATTTGGTACTTTGGCTTGTAGTAATTTTAAATGCTTACTGGATTCTTTTCTGTTATGCATAGAAAGATTCTACATGATGAAGGCTCTCTCTATTTTGTTGTTGGGTGTCACAGCAAGGGTAACCTTTGTATGGATGTTTGTATAAGATTGAAATaataggggaaaaaaaggaaagaaagaaatctacACCCCTCATTTGACTATTTCTGGCTTTTTACCAAGTACagcatattttaaaattaatttattaaaaacagtttcaaatttatgataatttaaGGAGAACCTTGGACCTTGCTTGGTTCCTTTGAAAATTTAAGGAAGAAGGTGAAAaattaaggggaaaaaaatggagaggaaaaaagtgagaaaattttgttatttaattgtttgtaaaatgttttcttcttttcatccAATTCAGTAAAAGTGAAATATATCTTCCTTTCTCACATATTTTTAAAGATCCACAAGTGATATTGATAGTCCTGGATGATACAGAGGGTCATATTTCTTACTAAATATATTTTGCAACTAttgaattttacaaattttttaattgcTGTAGAATTGTCAAAGATCCAACCCCATACCATCAGAATTCACAATCCACACCCACCAACCACCCCGTCAAAAACCCAAATCCCTTTTAACCCCCTGATTTGCCATTGCACCACCCTTCAAGGTCACTACAAAGGGTAGGTTGCATTGTTAGAAGTCTGACCATTCAACTGCATGCTTTTCCGGAAAATCCAAGTTCATAGTCATCTGAATGTGACAATCCCTGTTTTTGACATGGATTCTGTTTGACAAGGACTTTGAATTTCTAAAGCAGTTCAGATCTACCCATTGAAACAcatttatttgaaaagaaagCAAATGGCTGACAGCTCACCCACAATTCAAAGTTCCACCAGTTGTTTCTTGCAAAAGGAAACATGGGTTGCACTCATGATGTCACATCTAGCTCACATTTGGTTGCTTCTTGATTTCTTTGCGGTTCATTTTCCCCACTTATTTCTCCCACAGGGTGAAGGGTTTTGATTACACAACATAAAAAACCCACCAGTGAGTGAGTGGAAGTGGATGACAGAGGGGAAAGGCTCGACAGATCAACTAGAGGAAAAGCTTTTGCTCcccaaatgaaattaaagaatCATATGGTAGGGAGTAGAGACTTTTCTATCAAGTCAGCACAAAGCAACAATATTTTCAGCAGAGGTGtttcgttttctttttcttttgttcgaTTGATCTCCTGATGTGTGGTTTTTCATGGGGTTTTTGAAAGGTAACAGATAAAGAAAAAGAGGTTATAACTTTTTACTTTTCGTTGTGCTGCAGGGGACTACTTTCTTCAAATGAAATCACAAAAATCATTCACAAagatcattctttttttccttgtttgattttttctacACAGCAAGGGCAATTATGAACAATCTGATGTACTAGAGAGACCTTCAACCCAAAAAGGATTCtggaaatgaaaaggaaaaaaaaaattcaaagatctGTACACATCACAAGTGGTTTGAGAGTTTCATAACCAACCCCACTTTAATacacaaaataattttctctccAACATCTACAAGTAGGTAATACAAAACCGAAATACAAATATTCTATCCCTAAATGGCTCGACCCCTGCCCATTGATCGCAAGTAAGGCAGGCCCCCAAGAATTTCAAAGTCGAAAGAATGTGGAAATTACCCTTTATCTTATGTAGTCATAGCCCTCATCCTATAAATGGTTTGCCCCCTTTGCTGATGTCCGATGCTTCCTTCTATTCTCTGCCCTTGAATCTGGAATTTCACTCCTATCAGTATCAGAGTTCTCCCTCTGGGACTCTGCTTCATTGTTCCCTGCATGACTCCTTCTGCGCCTCCGATCCTGAAAATTTCAACCAGGTTACACTGAAGgctcactctttttttttttccaaaaaagggATAAAAAAACCTTGTCCTAAGCAGGGCTTTCAAGTTTCAAACAATTTTATGGGTGGGAAAAGctgaattttcataattttttggcTGAACAAGGGAAACAAAGTTTCTGGAGAAGTTGACAATGCTGGACATTTGCAAATGACACAAGTTTTGTAACGTTTCTGATAAAAGATTGTTCTTTCTAATTTCAATGCACACCAAATAGAATGTCTTTGGATATTTAGAGAAGATTTTAGACTCGAACCTCTCGTGGTATAGGATATTCCTCTGATTCAAGCATGCGAACGACTTGACTCATCTTTGGTCTCTTGTCAGCATCTGGGTCGACACACCTTAATGCAGTCAAAAGGCCTCTTTTAAGGGCACTTGTTGATGGCCTAGTCTCAATGTTTGGGTCTACAACTTCTTCTGAGCGCCTGCTGCCAACCATCATCTTGAGCCAATCAACAAGATTTACCTGCATGAATCAACAAATTCAGAAACCATGACCTTGTAAGCAGTGTGACTCTGTATTGCCATTTCATACTCTTAATGGGACTGATGACAAGTCACATAAATGGATGGACTCAATGttaaataacatattaaaatCTAGAAGTGCTAATTGATGTGAGCTAATAAAAAGTTGAAATCagtaaataaaaatgacaataaaatgTCCAAAATAGCAGACAACAGCAAAAATAAGGAATCAAATCCCCCAGACAAATTCTAATCAACTTCCTACAAAGGAAATAACCATACCTCATGTGCAGGTCGACCGTAATCTACTGGATCTCTTCCAGTGATTGCTTCCAAGAGCACAACCCCAAAGCTATAAACATCACTCTTCTCATTTAAAAGGCCAGAATTGGCATATTCTGGAGCCACATATCTGTAGCATTAGGAGAGAAAcatgaaaagaaatgaaaggagaTCATTTGTATATTACAAGCATCAACTTTTCTTCTAAAAGCCACCAACAATGATAAAGTGatgtaaaaagaaataaagtgaATACATGAACAACTAACTTAAGTTGCTGCAACTATTGAATAGCAAAAATACTAACCCAAAGGTCCCCATAACTCTAGTTGTGATATGACTCCTTCCTGCACCGAGTAATTTGGCCAGACCAAAGTCAGATATCTTAGCATTAAATTCATCATCAATCAATATATTGCTGGATTTGATATCTCGATGCACAACTTTTGGTTCAATAGCTTCATGCAAGTAGGCGAGCCTgcaataaaaaatcatatcacACCATGTGGATGAcaattgaaagaaatgaaaccTAAAGCAACTGTAAATAACAGATTAAGGTATCAGTGAGTTTACGCCTTAGCAGTGCCAAGTAAAATTTTCATGCGGGCCTCCCAAGTAAGATATCCATGCTGACGCATCGCTCCATGAAGCCATTGCTCTAAATTGCCATTGTTGACGTATTCATATACCAACAGCCTGAAATTAtagtgaaaattgaaattaatgaaTCTGAAAGATATCCTTCCAACTTCAAACATAGAGCACTAAAACAAAAGATACCTTTTATCAATGGGTACGATTCATGTGTAAGAAAATTGAACACCCCATGGGATAGTTAGTTTCAAGAAGTCGCAACCAGAAAGAATAAATTTGTTAGATCAATGACTAGGGAAGCGATTATGGttctgtttgtttgtttttccctGTAAACAGGGTGCTCTTGAACCCAAATAGCCAACACATGAGACAATTGGCATTCCGTCATAGAATAATTGatgaaataaataagagaatgtGAGTAAGGAAGCTTACATAATTAactaatttatgaaattaatgtGCAATAATTAGCTCATACCATATAATAATTCTAGTTAAAAATCCAATACTATGTAGACATGCTTAATAATCTCTTTCTCACCTACAGCAGAAGACAAGTTAATATGATGCTTTAGAAACAAGGAAAGATCCGAAAAGGAAGCACTACCTATGGGTTCCTTCAATGCAGTAGCCCAGAAGTCGAACTAAGTTTTTATGTCGCACATGACCAATAGCCTCAACTTCCACTCTGAATTCCTTCTCTGCTTGTCCtctataagaaaaaatattgaggTGTGAAATAAGCAAGTAAACTTAAGATAGTCTACTAAGAGGAGGATAAATAAATGTTGCATAGCTATTTAAGAAAGCTAATCCACAATCTTACAAATTATTGAGGAGCTTCTTAACAGCCACGGGAGTCCCATTGATCAGATGGCCTCGATAAACAATTCCATACCCACCCTCACCAAGGACATTTTCCTTCGAAAACCGGTTTGTTGCAAGCTCCAGGTCCCTTAATGTAAACCAATGGCCCCAACCAAGGTGAGAAAACTCGGGCAAACCAATTAGAGGTGATGGGGCTGTTATAGGATGTGAAGAAGGTCTATACACATTAATGGTCCCAGAACCAACCTCTTCTCCTGATTGAGACCCAACACCATCTTTCTCCACATGATTAAAGGAACCAGATTGACTGCTATTATCCCCATTTTTTGTGGGGATCAAAACCTTCTCTGATTCTTTATCACTGAATTTGTCATTAAGGGCAAGGAAAACTCCATCATGAGGACCACAGTTGTCTGCAGAAACTTGATCAACCCTTACCTCTTTGATTTCCTTCGAAATAGCTGGAATTTGGCTAAGGGGAATTTTGTTATTAGCCCTTCTTGATTTCTTCCGTGAAGTAAGACACAGTGACATCAACAAGAGAATTATCACAATAAACACCCCCACAAAGATCCCCACTAAAACCCACACCTTAAGACCAAAAAGAAATGTCTTCTTGGATAGTTCAGCCTGAAGACCAGACGCCATTTCTGCTGTTGCTATGACACCTGAAAAATAGAATGCGATAGAATTGAACTTCAAATTCCATGTATTCACTCAAACTTCACATATATGTtgcatttttttaagaatttatctTCATCTTGTCACTGATTTTTATCCCAATGGCCCACATATAGCATGAATTGATCTGACTCCAGGTTGGATCAACAGAAAATACAAACCTGTCTTTTCCATATAGCAAGAATTTCAAccaagttttaaataaaaaccacATCTATCACTGGTAACATAACAAAATGATCCACCATTTCCTTCAATACCACAAAAATCAGCAAAAATTGAGAAAGTGGAAGAAGGATGGAACCAAgacaacaaacaaacaaatactgGGAGATGGGAAGAGAGATTAACACCAAAGGTTATCGGAAAAACAGACCTCAGACCCATTTCAAGTTTCCATAAGATGAAAGGGAGGGCACATATGAACCCATAGAGGCAAGAGAAAAAGGATACAAAATCTTCCAAGTAAAATACAACTGCCTATCACATTTCTTGTTTCAAGCCAATACAAAAATAACAAAGAGAACCAGAGAAGATGCAGAATATAtccaataaataataagaaacacACCCAAAAGGAACATATCTCCCATTACTTTCTGCATACCATCACAACCAACAAAATGCATTTCCTGTTTCATGCCATAAATCATTCATGTGTGAAAAATCAAAGGaacaagacaaaaataaaaaaggtgcTCTGCtgattgatgaaaataaaaggtagaaaaaaggaaattatttcttttctgaATCATAGTTCTAATATTTTAGGACTTGAAAACATGACCTTCAGAGGACTGACTCTAATGGAAGTACTATATGGCTTATTCAATTGAGTGGTTCATCTTCTGGAGacaaaaaacaagaagcaacagattcaaaattttgttctttccttctccattttctcagcaactaaTGCAGAGAGCAAATGGCCCGCCTACTGAAGAATTTCTCAATGAGTACCTGTATTCCTTGGAATTCAAAATAAAGAGCAGCCGCCACAAAACTTCTGGACACCCTCCTCAAAATAAACCAATCTCAAACCCTAGATCTCCTATGCAGGAAACCATAAAACCCACTATGAAATGAATCCATGCAGACACACCCAAATCAACCCCATTGTCAGAAGTTGAAGATATATAGGCAGTTTGGTTGGATTTACCTTTCGGGTTTTTTGAAATGAGCAAACGGGTCTCTATATCCAAGCTCAAATGGAGCTTTCTCACACCACACTTGCCCCCACCCTACTGCAAACCCTAAACACAGTGCCACCAGAAAACCCTAGTCTGCGGTTTAAGAAAATTGCACAATACAACTAGCACATGGAATTCTGGGAAATGGAATGGTGGTGGGGTTAATAAGAAGGGATGGAGTTATCAGTGGTAGGTGATGAGGAGAGAGAGAATCTCAGACATGTCTCACATTACATACAGTAAAAGAGAAGCATAGCATGATAAATTGAAACCCTttttacacatttttttttttaatt
This region of Vitis vinifera cultivar Pinot Noir 40024 chromosome 5, ASM3070453v1 genomic DNA includes:
- the LOC100266523 gene encoding pto-interacting protein 1 isoform X2 gives rise to the protein MTEASRSNDTQTVDVLPIAVSAISVDELKEITDNFGQQALIGEGSYGRVYHGLLKTGQAAAIKKLDSSKQPDQEFLAQVSMVSRLKNENVVELVGYSVDGGLRVVAYEYASNGSLHDILHGRKGVKGAQPGPVLSWSQRVKIAVGAAKGLEYLHEKARPHIIHRDIKSSNVLLFDDDVAKIADFDLSNQAPDSAARLHSTRVLGTFGYHAPEYAMTGQLSSKSDVYSFGVVLLELLTGRKPVDHTLPRGQQSLVTWATPKLSEDKVKQCVDTRLGGEYPPKAVAKMAAVAALCVQYEADFRPNMSIVVKALQPLLNARPGHTPTL
- the LOC100266523 gene encoding pto-interacting protein 1 isoform X1; translated protein: MSCFSCCEEDDIHKASDTGPYVANNSAVGHNGNYHMTEASRSNDTQTVDVLPIAVSAISVDELKEITDNFGQQALIGEGSYGRVYHGLLKTGQAAAIKKLDSSKQPDQEFLAQVSMVSRLKNENVVELVGYSVDGGLRVVAYEYASNGSLHDILHGRKGVKGAQPGPVLSWSQRVKIAVGAAKGLEYLHEKARPHIIHRDIKSSNVLLFDDDVAKIADFDLSNQAPDSAARLHSTRVLGTFGYHAPEYAMTGQLSSKSDVYSFGVVLLELLTGRKPVDHTLPRGQQSLVTWATPKLSEDKVKQCVDTRLGGEYPPKAVAKMAAVAALCVQYEADFRPNMSIVVKALQPLLNARPGHTPTL
- the LOC100261316 gene encoding probable receptor-like protein kinase At5g18500, translating into MASGLQAELSKKTFLFGLKVWVLVGIFVGVFIVIILLLMSLCLTSRKKSRRANNKIPLSQIPAISKEIKEVRVDQVSADNCGPHDGVFLALNDKFSDKESEKVLIPTKNGDNSSQSGSFNHVEKDGVGSQSGEEVGSGTINVYRPSSHPITAPSPLIGLPEFSHLGWGHWFTLRDLELATNRFSKENVLGEGGYGIVYRGHLINGTPVAVKKLLNNLGQAEKEFRVEVEAIGHVRHKNLVRLLGYCIEGTHRLLVYEYVNNGNLEQWLHGAMRQHGYLTWEARMKILLGTAKALAYLHEAIEPKVVHRDIKSSNILIDDEFNAKISDFGLAKLLGAGRSHITTRVMGTFGYVAPEYANSGLLNEKSDVYSFGVVLLEAITGRDPVDYGRPAHEVNLVDWLKMMVGSRRSEEVVDPNIETRPSTSALKRGLLTALRCVDPDADKRPKMSQVVRMLESEEYPIPREDRRRRRSHAGNNEAESQRENSDTDRSEIPDSRAENRRKHRTSAKGANHL